In one Candidatus Cloacimonadota bacterium genomic region, the following are encoded:
- a CDS encoding sulfite exporter TauE/SafE family protein: MDWSFTLHTGVIIILMAFVAEYFDSTLGMGYGTSLTPILLILGYEPMQIVPCILLSELFTGLAASIVHDKMGNVNLFPKNGDNIKVSRLGFFKHLRFYIPQHLKISLLIGFCSIIGTVVAVLVAINLPKFYVKLYIGILISLMGILILITSRMNFKFSWFKVTGLSVLASFNKGISGGGYGPVVTSGQLLSGVDGKNAIGITSLAESLTCLVGLIMYLLSGLKIDWRLAPFLVVGGLLSVPLSGISVKKMPTNFLRTAIGMVTLLLGALTLYKFL; the protein is encoded by the coding sequence ATGGATTGGTCTTTTACGTTGCATACAGGTGTGATAATTATTCTGATGGCGTTTGTGGCGGAATATTTTGATTCCACTCTGGGCATGGGTTACGGAACATCTCTTACGCCGATTTTACTGATTTTAGGATATGAACCGATGCAGATAGTGCCGTGTATTCTGCTTTCCGAGCTTTTCACCGGTTTGGCAGCCAGCATCGTTCATGACAAAATGGGAAATGTAAATCTTTTTCCTAAAAATGGTGATAACATAAAAGTTTCGCGTTTGGGATTTTTCAAACACCTCCGTTTTTATATTCCCCAGCATCTCAAAATATCTCTTTTGATCGGATTTTGCAGTATTATCGGAACGGTTGTGGCAGTTTTAGTAGCGATCAATCTTCCGAAATTTTACGTGAAATTGTATATTGGAATCCTGATCTCACTGATGGGAATTCTTATCCTGATAACATCCAGAATGAATTTCAAATTTTCCTGGTTCAAGGTCACCGGACTCAGCGTTCTGGCTTCATTCAATAAAGGAATAAGTGGTGGCGGTTACGGACCTGTTGTTACCAGTGGTCAGCTGCTATCGGGAGTAGACGGCAAAAATGCGATTGGAATAACATCACTGGCAGAATCATTGACCTGTCTGGTGGGTTTGATCATGTATTTATTATCGGGACTGAAGATTGACTGGCGACTGGCACCATTCCTTGTTGTGGGCGGACTGCTTTCAGTGCCGTTATCGGGAATTTCAGTCAAGAAGATGCCGACAAATTTTTTAAGAACAGCCATCGGTATGGTTACGCTGCTTCTTGGCGCACTTACGCTTTATAAGTTTTTGTAA
- a CDS encoding Rrf2 family transcriptional regulator produces MRLSRKSEYAILALVSLAKFQDEKLLTIQDLADLNQIPRKFLEQILIILKRQNLVRSIRGPHGGYKLAKAASEISLAEVIRLIDGPLAPVDSVSVHFFDHSPIEKNAKVSIVLKEIRDYISEKLEHLFLSDLI; encoded by the coding sequence ATGAGACTTTCCCGCAAAAGTGAATACGCCATTTTAGCTTTGGTTTCACTGGCAAAATTCCAGGATGAAAAACTGCTGACAATCCAGGACCTGGCAGATTTAAATCAGATTCCCCGCAAATTTCTGGAACAGATCTTGATCATTTTGAAAAGACAGAATCTGGTGCGCAGCATTCGCGGACCACACGGCGGTTACAAGCTGGCAAAAGCAGCTTCCGAAATTTCATTGGCCGAAGTTATTCGTCTGATCGACGGACCTTTAGCTCCGGTGGATTCGGTGAGTGTTCATTTCTTTGATCATTCACCAATTGAAAAAAATGCCAAAGTTTCAATAGTTTTAAAAGAAATTCGTGATTATATTTCCGAAAAACTGGAGCACCTTTTCTTATCTGACTTAATCTGA